The following proteins are encoded in a genomic region of Bosea beijingensis:
- a CDS encoding formate--tetrahydrofolate ligase gives MPTDIEIARVATLQPIATIAEKAGIPSEALNPYGKYIAKIDTHAIPGFQAKPDGKLILVTAISPTPAGEGKTTTTVGLGDGLSRIGKRAMIALREPSLGPSFGMKGGAAGGGYAQVVPMEQINLHFTGDFHAITSAHNLLAAMIDNHVYWGNGLGLDTRHIAWRRVMDMNDRALRSIVSSLGGASNGFPREDGFDITVASEVMAIFCLARDAADLEARLGRIVIGRTRDKRLVIAADIKATGAMSVLLKDALMPNLVQTLEGTPAFVHGGPFANIAHGCNSVIATKAALKLADYVVTEAGFGADLGAEKFFDIKCRKAGLKPAAAVVVATVRALKMHGGLAKDALGREDLKALEVGLANLSRHVNNLRKFGVPPIVAINHFTTDTAAEHELIRNYCRNHLGVEAVICRHWAEGGAGTEELARKVAALADEGEADFAPLYPDAMPLRQKLETIAREIYGAEGVSVDAKLKARFAELEEAGFGSLPVCVAKTQYSFSADPTLRGAPSGHTVPLRELRLSAGAGFVVAICGDIMTMPGLPREPAAERIHIDEQGRIEGLF, from the coding sequence ATGCCGACCGATATCGAGATCGCGCGCGTAGCCACGCTGCAGCCCATCGCCACGATCGCCGAAAAGGCGGGCATCCCCTCCGAGGCCCTGAACCCGTACGGCAAATACATCGCCAAGATCGATACCCACGCGATCCCCGGCTTCCAGGCGAAGCCGGACGGCAAGCTGATCCTGGTCACCGCGATCAGCCCGACTCCGGCCGGCGAAGGCAAGACCACGACGACCGTCGGCCTCGGCGACGGCCTCTCCCGCATCGGCAAGCGTGCGATGATCGCGCTGCGCGAGCCTTCGCTCGGGCCGAGCTTCGGCATGAAGGGCGGCGCCGCCGGAGGCGGCTATGCCCAGGTCGTGCCGATGGAGCAGATCAACCTGCATTTCACCGGCGATTTCCACGCGATCACCAGCGCCCATAACCTTCTGGCGGCGATGATCGACAACCATGTCTACTGGGGCAACGGCCTCGGGCTCGACACCCGCCATATCGCCTGGCGCCGCGTCATGGACATGAACGACCGTGCGCTGCGCTCGATCGTCTCCTCGCTCGGCGGCGCCAGCAACGGCTTCCCGCGCGAGGACGGCTTCGACATCACCGTCGCCTCCGAGGTCATGGCGATCTTCTGTCTCGCCCGCGACGCCGCCGATCTGGAGGCACGCCTCGGCCGCATCGTCATCGGCCGCACCCGCGACAAGCGCCTCGTCATCGCCGCCGACATCAAGGCGACCGGCGCGATGAGCGTACTGCTCAAGGACGCGCTGATGCCGAACCTCGTGCAGACGCTGGAGGGCACGCCCGCCTTCGTCCATGGCGGCCCCTTCGCCAACATCGCCCATGGCTGCAACTCGGTGATCGCGACCAAGGCCGCGCTGAAGCTCGCCGACTACGTCGTCACCGAGGCCGGCTTCGGGGCCGATCTCGGCGCCGAGAAATTCTTCGACATCAAATGCCGCAAGGCCGGATTGAAGCCTGCCGCCGCCGTCGTCGTCGCCACCGTCCGCGCCCTCAAGATGCATGGCGGCCTTGCCAAGGACGCGCTCGGCCGCGAGGATCTGAAGGCGCTGGAGGTCGGGCTCGCCAACCTCTCCCGCCATGTCAACAATCTCAGGAAGTTCGGCGTGCCACCGATCGTGGCGATCAACCACTTCACCACCGACACCGCCGCCGAGCATGAATTGATCCGCAACTATTGCCGCAACCATCTCGGCGTCGAGGCGGTGATCTGCCGGCACTGGGCCGAGGGCGGTGCCGGCACCGAAGAGCTCGCCCGGAAGGTCGCCGCGCTCGCCGACGAGGGCGAGGCCGATTTCGCCCCGCTCTATCCCGACGCGATGCCGCTGCGGCAGAAGCTGGAGACGATCGCGCGCGAGATCTACGGCGCCGAGGGCGTCAGCGTCGATGCCAAGCTCAAGGCCCGCTTCGCCGAACTGGAGGAGGCAGGCTTCGGCAGCCTGCCGGTCTGCGTCGCCAAGACCCAGTATTCCTTCTCGGCCGACCCGACTTTGCGCGGCGCGCCCTCCGGCCATACCGTTCCTTTGCGCGAACTCAGGCTTTCGGCCGGCGCAGGCTTCGTCGTCGCGATCTGCGGGGACATCATGACCATGCCCGGCCTGCCGCGCGAGCCCGCCGCCGAGCGCATCCATATCGACGAGCAGGGGCGCATCGAAGGGCTGTTCTGA
- a CDS encoding sensor histidine kinase, with product MEKRTWPVGQGEMAERLRGWTGREIALGPPRDWPGVLRNALQLVLLSPAAMTLLWGRQGLMLYNDAYAIIAGARHPANFGMSVFEAWPEVADFNRAVMDRVYAGDSPSYRDLPFVFYRNGAAEDVWLNVDYSPVLDEAGEVVGVLAIVTETTERMQAEMTLRRREAELAQVQKIGGVGGLEVDLRSGFRNRRSPEYLQIHGLPPEAVQETHEDWVRRIHPEDRATVVAHFQEAVQGSATAYQAEYRIIRPSDGQIRWIAATAQIERGESGEPLRLIGAHRDVTERKEAEAEQRLLMQELAHRVKNTMAMIQALASQTLRSAGTLEAARETFSARLAALARAHDLLVGGRRADATVQDIAQSIIALQGDPGRFRIAGEEVVLGPKAALALTLILHELTTNAVKYGALSNDTGVVSLSWGVGEIEGVRQFRLRWRESGGPQVAPPSRKGFGSRLIERSFPAARTGTASAYLPEGLVFTLDAPFDALGVGEAGV from the coding sequence TTGGAGAAGCGAACCTGGCCTGTCGGGCAGGGCGAGATGGCAGAACGGCTGCGCGGCTGGACCGGCCGCGAGATCGCGCTTGGCCCGCCGCGGGATTGGCCGGGCGTGCTGCGCAATGCCTTGCAGCTCGTCCTGTTGTCCCCGGCCGCGATGACGCTGCTATGGGGCCGGCAGGGGCTTATGCTGTACAACGACGCCTATGCGATCATCGCCGGGGCGCGGCACCCTGCAAATTTCGGCATGAGCGTCTTCGAGGCCTGGCCGGAGGTCGCCGATTTCAACCGCGCGGTGATGGACCGCGTCTACGCTGGCGATTCGCCTTCCTATCGCGACCTGCCTTTCGTGTTCTACCGCAATGGCGCGGCGGAGGATGTCTGGCTGAATGTCGATTACAGCCCGGTCCTCGACGAGGCCGGCGAGGTCGTAGGCGTGCTCGCGATCGTTACCGAGACGACCGAGCGTATGCAGGCCGAGATGACCTTGCGCCGGCGCGAGGCAGAGCTCGCACAGGTCCAGAAGATCGGCGGAGTCGGCGGGCTGGAGGTCGATCTGCGTTCGGGGTTCCGCAACCGTCGCTCACCGGAATATCTGCAGATTCACGGGTTGCCGCCTGAGGCCGTGCAGGAAACCCATGAAGACTGGGTCAGGCGCATCCATCCCGAAGATCGGGCGACGGTCGTGGCGCATTTTCAGGAGGCGGTGCAGGGAAGTGCCACGGCTTATCAGGCCGAGTACAGGATCATCAGGCCGTCGGATGGACAGATCCGCTGGATCGCGGCGACGGCACAGATCGAACGCGGAGAGAGCGGCGAGCCGCTGCGCCTGATCGGCGCGCATCGCGACGTCACCGAGCGCAAGGAGGCAGAGGCCGAGCAGCGCCTGCTGATGCAGGAGCTGGCGCATCGCGTGAAGAACACGATGGCCATGATCCAGGCGCTGGCGTCCCAGACATTGCGCAGCGCCGGCACGCTCGAGGCGGCGCGCGAGACCTTCAGCGCCCGGCTGGCCGCGCTCGCCCGCGCGCATGACCTGCTGGTGGGCGGCCGGCGGGCCGATGCCACGGTCCAGGACATCGCACAGAGCATCATCGCCCTGCAGGGCGATCCGGGGCGTTTCCGCATCGCGGGGGAAGAGGTCGTGCTGGGGCCGAAGGCTGCACTGGCGCTGACGCTCATCCTGCATGAGCTCACCACGAATGCCGTGAAATACGGTGCGCTCTCCAACGATACCGGTGTGGTTTCGCTGAGCTGGGGTGTCGGGGAGATCGAAGGCGTCCGGCAGTTCCGGTTGCGCTGGCGCGAGAGCGGCGGGCCGCAGGTTGCGCCGCCGTCGCGGAAGGGTTTCGGCTCGCGCCTGATCGAGCGTTCCTTTCCGGCGGCGCGCACCGGCACGGCCAGCGCCTATCTTCCCGAAGGGCTCGTCTTCACGCTGGACGCGCCGTTCGATGCGCTGGGGGTTGGCGAAGCCGGCGTTTGA
- a CDS encoding sensor domain-containing diguanylate cyclase: MSQTETGLPRTHSLKARVMGWTFAVLVAIAIPAGAAFLWLVDATVVKLGTLVAEKQILFDRYRGLEALMREVSLAETVARAPAIVDWAENEDDPRKAERGLAELEHYRQSFRDRSYFTVLGGSGNYYFNDKDNSYEHARKRYTLSAANPRDGWYYKTAALGTGCHLNVDNDDNLRVTKVWINCIIRKDGRVLGIIGTGLDLTQFIREVVDIPQTGVQSMFVDRSGAVQAHRDASLVDFHSLTKDISSKKTIYQLVDNDPDRSLLGQMIARVGAGDDLVQSRFMTVDGKRVLVGVGYLDRLGWFNVTVMDIDRIIDRSLFLPLGLLFGAVLLAAAALMTLLFKRAVLDRLARVEHAASHVRAREFRAVAIDAGRDEIGRLSQAFGTMARSIEENTVRLEEAVRERTEQLERLAHADPLTGVFNRRGFERAFAKSRSRAGRTGHQAGLLLVDLDNLKPLNDRHGHQSGDEVIAELARRMTTLLRDRDICARWGGDEFILLLDNVDRDGLSAIATAIVAAAAERPVTLASGETVPVTTSIGAAILEPSDTLSEATRRADEALYVAKRNGRNGFTVSPPEELPLLRRSSG, encoded by the coding sequence ATGAGCCAGACCGAAACCGGTCTGCCCCGCACGCACAGCCTGAAAGCCCGTGTCATGGGCTGGACGTTCGCCGTTCTGGTGGCAATCGCCATTCCGGCCGGCGCGGCCTTCCTGTGGCTCGTCGACGCGACCGTTGTGAAGCTCGGCACGCTCGTCGCCGAGAAGCAGATTCTGTTCGATCGCTATCGCGGGCTTGAGGCCCTGATGCGCGAGGTCTCGCTGGCCGAGACGGTCGCCCGCGCACCGGCGATCGTCGACTGGGCGGAGAATGAGGACGATCCGCGAAAAGCCGAACGCGGGCTGGCCGAACTCGAACATTACCGCCAGTCCTTCCGGGACCGCAGCTATTTCACCGTCCTCGGCGGCTCGGGCAATTACTACTTCAACGACAAGGACAACAGCTACGAGCACGCGCGCAAGCGCTACACGCTCTCGGCCGCCAATCCGCGTGACGGCTGGTACTACAAGACCGCCGCGCTCGGCACCGGCTGCCACCTCAATGTCGACAATGACGACAATCTCCGGGTCACCAAGGTCTGGATCAACTGCATCATCCGCAAGGATGGCCGCGTGCTGGGGATCATCGGCACCGGGCTCGACCTGACGCAGTTCATCCGCGAGGTCGTCGACATCCCGCAGACCGGCGTCCAGAGCATGTTCGTCGACCGCAGCGGCGCCGTGCAGGCCCATCGCGACGCCAGCCTCGTCGACTTCCACAGCCTGACCAAGGACATCTCCTCCAAGAAGACGATCTACCAGCTCGTCGACAACGATCCGGACCGCAGTCTGCTCGGCCAGATGATCGCCCGAGTCGGAGCTGGCGACGACCTCGTGCAGTCGCGCTTCATGACGGTCGACGGCAAACGCGTGCTCGTCGGCGTCGGCTATCTCGACCGCCTCGGCTGGTTCAACGTCACGGTGATGGATATCGACCGCATCATCGACCGCAGCCTGTTCCTGCCGCTCGGCCTGCTATTCGGCGCCGTCCTGCTGGCGGCCGCGGCCCTGATGACCCTGCTGTTCAAGCGCGCCGTGCTCGACCGGCTGGCCCGCGTCGAGCATGCCGCGAGCCATGTCCGCGCCCGTGAGTTCCGCGCCGTCGCGATCGATGCCGGGCGCGACGAGATCGGCCGGTTGTCGCAGGCCTTCGGCACGATGGCACGCAGCATCGAGGAGAATACAGTCCGGCTCGAAGAGGCCGTGCGCGAACGCACCGAGCAGCTCGAGCGGCTCGCCCATGCCGATCCGCTGACCGGCGTGTTCAACCGCCGCGGCTTCGAGCGCGCCTTCGCGAAGAGCCGCAGCCGAGCCGGACGCACCGGACATCAGGCCGGCCTGCTGCTGGTCGATCTCGACAATCTCAAGCCGCTCAACGACCGCCACGGCCACCAAAGCGGCGACGAGGTCATCGCCGAACTCGCCCGGCGGATGACGACGCTGCTGCGCGACCGCGACATCTGCGCCCGCTGGGGCGGCGACGAATTCATCCTGCTGCTGGATAATGTCGATCGCGACGGGTTGTCGGCCATCGCCACCGCGATCGTCGCCGCCGCCGCGGAGCGCCCCGTTACTCTCGCCAGCGGAGAAACCGTCCCGGTCACGACCAGCATCGGCGCAGCCATCCTGGAGCCTTCCGACACGTTGAGCGAAGCCACGCGCCGGGCCGACGAGGCGCTTTATGTCGCCAAGCGCAACGGCCGCAACGGCTTCACCGTCAGCCCGCCGGAGGAGCTGCCGCTGCTCCGGCGCAGCAGCGGCTGA